A window of the Motacilla alba alba isolate MOTALB_02 chromosome 26, Motacilla_alba_V1.0_pri, whole genome shotgun sequence genome harbors these coding sequences:
- the MED20 gene encoding mediator of RNA polymerase II transcription subunit 20 isoform X2 has translation MGVTCVSQVPVAEGKSVQQTVELLARRLEALGADKQGTFGVDCETYHTAATLGTQGQTGKLMYVMHNSEYPLSCFALFENGPCLVADANFDTLMVKLKGFFQNAKANKIESRGTRYQYCDFLVKLGTVTMGPSARGISVEVEYCPCVIPNDCWNLLMEFMQSFMGSHTPGIPSVFGSKHDSTYSPGDTMVQYMELFNKIRKQQQVPVAGIR, from the exons ATGGGGGTCACCTG CGTGTCGCAGGTGCCGGTGGCCGAGGGCAAGAGCGTGCAGCAGACGGTGGAGCTGCTGGCGCGGCGCCTGGAGGCGCTGGGCGCGGACAAGCAGGGGACGTTCGGCGTGGACTGCGAGACCTATCACACCGCGGCCACCCTCGGCACACAGG GGCAGACGGGGAAGCTGATGTACGTCATGCACAACTCCGAGTACCCCCTGAGCTGCTTCGCCCTCTTCGAGAACGGGCCCTGCCTGGTGGCCGACGCCAACTTCGACACGCTCATGGTGAAGCTCAAGGGCTTCTTCCAGAACGCCAAGGCCAACAAGATCGAGAGCCGCGGCACCCGCTACCAGTACTGCGACTTCCTGGTGAAGCTGGGCACGGTCACCATGGGCCCCAGCGCCAGGGGCATCTCCGTGGAG GTGGAATACTGCCCCTGTGTGATCCCCAACGACTGCTGGAACCTGCTGATGGAGTTcatgcagagcttcatgggcagCCACACGCCCGGGATCCCGTCGGTGTTCGGCTCCAAGCACGACAGCACCTACAGCCCCGGGGACACCATGGTGCAGTACATGGAGCTCTTCAACAAGATCcgcaagcagcagcaggtgcccgTGGCCGGCATCAGGTGA
- the MED20 gene encoding mediator of RNA polymerase II transcription subunit 20 isoform X1, with protein sequence MYVMHNSEYPLSCFALFENGPCLVADANFDTLMVKLKGFFQNAKANKIESRGTRYQYCDFLVKLGTVTMGPSARGISVEVEYCPCVIPNDCWNLLMEFMQSFMGSHTPGIPSVFGSKHDSTYSPGDTMVQYMELFNKIRKQQQVPVAGIR encoded by the exons ATGTACGTCATGCACAACTCCGAGTACCCCCTGAGCTGCTTCGCCCTCTTCGAGAACGGGCCCTGCCTGGTGGCCGACGCCAACTTCGACACGCTCATGGTGAAGCTCAAGGGCTTCTTCCAGAACGCCAAGGCCAACAAGATCGAGAGCCGCGGCACCCGCTACCAGTACTGCGACTTCCTGGTGAAGCTGGGCACGGTCACCATGGGCCCCAGCGCCAGGGGCATCTCCGTGGAG GTGGAATACTGCCCCTGTGTGATCCCCAACGACTGCTGGAACCTGCTGATGGAGTTcatgcagagcttcatgggcagCCACACGCCCGGGATCCCGTCGGTGTTCGGCTCCAAGCACGACAGCACCTACAGCCCCGGGGACACCATGGTGCAGTACATGGAGCTCTTCAACAAGATCcgcaagcagcagcaggtgcccgTGGCCGGCATCAGGTGA
- the BYSL gene encoding bystin translates to MPKARRARGSGPAPALPLAEQILQDAAPRLRAREKRGGPGGAEEPGGDGGGDGFVDARLSRRILEQARRQQEELEAEHGPGAPAAPRQRSAVLGPGSDSEDDEEWPSLEKAAAAAARSGDYGGEVEVDPEDEKAIEMFMNKNPPLRRTLADIIMEKITEKQTEVETALSELSGCPMPQLDPRVLEVYRGVREVLSKYRSGKLPKAFKIIPALSNWEQILYITEPETWTAAAMYQATRIFSSNLKERMAQRFYNLVLLPRVRDDIAEYKRLNFHLYMALKKALFKPAAWFKGILIPLCESGTCTLREAIIIGSILSKCSIPVLHSSAALLKLAEMQYSGANSIFLRLLIDKKYALPFRVLDALVFHFLAFRAERRLLPVLWHQSLLALAQRYKEDLSSEQKEALLELLKFHSHPQISPEIRRELMNSGTRDVEGERPAAME, encoded by the exons ATGCCCAAGGCCCGGCGGGCTCGGGGCTCCGGCCCGGCTCCGGCGCTGCCCTTGGCCGAGCAGATCCTGCAGGAcgcggccccgcggctccgGGCGCGGGAGAagcgcggcggccccggcggggcggaGGAGCCGGGCGGGGATGGCGGCGGCGACGGCTTCGTGGACGCGCGGCTGTCCCGGCGCATCCTGGAGCAGGCGCGgcggcagcaggaggagctggaggccGAGCACGGCCCCGGAGCGCCCGCGGCCCCCCGGCAGCGCAGCGCGGTGCTGG GTCCCGGCTCGGACTCGGAGGACGATGAGGAGTGGCCCTCGCTGGAgaaggcggcggcggccgcggcacGGAGCGGGGACTACGGCGGGGAGGTGGAGGTGGACCCCGAGGACGAGAAAGCCATCGAGATGTTCATGAACAAGAACCCGCCGCTGAG GCGCACGCTGGCCGATATCATCATGGAGAAGATCACGGAGAAGCAGACGGAGGTGGAGACGGCGCTGTCGGAGCTCTCGGGCTGCCCCATGCCTCAGCTCGACCCCCGTGTCCTGGAGGTCTACAGGGGTGTCAGGGAG GTGCTGTCCAAGTACAGGAGTGGGAAGCTCCCCAAGGCGTTCAAAATCATTCCTGCCTTGTCCAACTGGGAGCAGATCCTCTACATCACTGAGCCAGAGACGTggacagctgctgccatgtACCAGGCCACCAG GATATTTTCCTCCAACCTGAAGGAGAGGATGGCCCAGAGGTTCTACAACCTGGTGCTGCTGCCGCGCGTCCGGGACGACATCGCCGAGTACAAGCGGCTCAACTTCCACCTGTACATGGCTCTGAAGAAGGCTCTGTTCAAGCCAGCAGCCTGGTTCAAGG ggatcCTCATCCCGCTCTGTGAGTCCGGCACCTGCACGCTCAGGGAGGCCATCATCATCGGCAGCATCCTCAGCAAGTGCTCCATCCCCGTCCTGCACTCCAG CGCGGCGCTGCTGAAGCTGGCCGAGATGCAGTACAGCGGCGCCAACAGCATCTTCCTGCGCCTGCTCATCGACAAGAAGTACGCGCTGCCCTTCCGCGTGCTCGACGCCCTGGTCTTCCACTTCCTGGCCTTCCGCGCGGAGCGGCGGCTGCTGCCCGTGCTGTGGCACCAGAGCCTGCTGGCCCTGGCGCAGCGCTACAAGGAGGACCTGTCCTCGGAGCAGAAGgaggccctgctggagctgctcaagTTCCACAGCCACCCCCAGATCTCGCCCGAGATCCGCCGGGAGCTGATGAACTCCGGGACCAGGGACGTGGAGGGGGAGCGGCCGGCGGCCATGGAATGA